The Pseudomonas sp. FP2309 genomic sequence CTGCGCGATCAACCGGTGGTCAATAAAGCCCGCGTGGCCGAGTTGAAACAGGCAATCGCCGATGGCAGCTATCAAGTCGACAGCAACCGTGTAGCCAGCAAGCTGCTTAACTTCGAAGCCGAGCGCTAGGCAAAGGCCTGCGCAGGGCTTTTGGACGCTTAAACCCCAAGGCCAGCCATGCATCACGACGAAAATTTGCTGCAACTGATCATTGATGATCTAGCGCCGACGCAACAACTGCTCGAGCTGCTCAAAGAAGAATCCCTGGCCCTCTATGGCCGGGATATGCCGCTGCTGGAGGAGATTCTGGCGCGCAAGCAGTCGCTGATTGTCCTGCTGGAACAGCACGGCAAAAAACGCAGCCAAATCCTCAGCAGCCTCGGCCTGCCGGCAGACCACGACGGCCTGGCCCAACTGGCCAGCCACTCCTCGGTCGGCGAACAGCTGCTTTCCCAAAGCAAAGAACTCAATCAATTGCTCACCCAGTGCCAGGAAGCCAACCTGCTTAACGGCCAGTCGATCCAGCTTCAGCAAGCCACGACTGCCAACCAGTTGCGCATACTCCACGGCGGAGAGCCACCGGCGCTGTATAACGCGCAGGGTTCCACCTCGCGGCTGGTCAAGCCAAGCACCCGCAGCCAAGCCTGACACCGGTTTACAGAGCGCCCTATCCAAGGCGCGCCACATGCTGGCAAAATGCCGGTTCTTGCGTGTAGTCGTATTTTGTCTGGAGATGGAAGAACCGTGTTCAACGCCCTTAATGCGGAAGATGCTCCGCAGCCACCCAAGGTGCTCACCACGCCTCTGG encodes the following:
- a CDS encoding flagella synthesis protein FlgN — protein: MHHDENLLQLIIDDLAPTQQLLELLKEESLALYGRDMPLLEEILARKQSLIVLLEQHGKKRSQILSSLGLPADHDGLAQLASHSSVGEQLLSQSKELNQLLTQCQEANLLNGQSIQLQQATTANQLRILHGGEPPALYNAQGSTSRLVKPSTRSQA